From the genome of Papaver somniferum cultivar HN1 chromosome 2, ASM357369v1, whole genome shotgun sequence, one region includes:
- the LOC113347695 gene encoding cytochrome P450 704B1-like has translation MDQLSQLSSLLSSSSSNLNEYKIQISTFLISILFAYIFLHRWNQRNIKGPKSWPIVGAIIELQMNLHRMHDWLTDYFVESKTFKVQLPNITITFISEPANVEHVLKTNFNNYPKGEAFHELMEGFLGDGIFNSDGEMWRQQRMIASLEFASRNLRNFSTTVFRDYALILSGILHQASICANEIDMQELFMRMTLDSICKVGFGVEIGTLAHELPDDNRFAKAFECAISNVMLRFFNPLWRIKRFLNVGSEAVLAQSIQVINEFTFNLIDKRKAELHEVAKSNDSNGSKVKHDILSRFIELSENPDNQLTDKSLRDVIINFVMAGRDTTTSTLTWCIYMIMVNPNVAENIYKELIAFEENQANEVIGYEPEDLKSFTAKVTQFASLLTYDSLAKLSYLHATITETLRLFSAVPQDPKGVLEDDVLPDGTKVRAGDVVAYVPYAMGRMVYNWGPDATSFNPDRWFNEEGLFQSESPFKFTAFQAGPRTCLGKDSAYLQMKITLAILYRFFNFHLIPNHPVNYKIMTTLNMEHGLKLTITTRHS, from the exons ATGGACCAACTAAGTCAACTTTCATCactcttatcatcatcatcatcaaatcttAATGAATACAAAATCCAAATCAGTACTTTTCTGATCAGTATCCTGTTTGCCTATATCTTCTTACACCGATGGAATCAAAGGAATATAAAAGGCCCAAAATCATGGCCAATCGTTGGTGCAATCATAGAACTTCAAATGAACCTCCACAGGATGCATGATTGGTTAACTgattattttgttgaatcaaaaaCATTTAAAGTTCAATTACCAAATATAACTATCACTTTCATTTCAGAGCCTGCAAATGTTGAACATGTTCTTAAAACTAACTTTAACAATTACCCAAAGGGTGAAGCTTTTCATGAATTGATGGAAGGGTTTCTTGGAGACGGAATATTTAATTCAGATGGTGAGATGTGGAGGCAACAGAGAATGATTGCAAGTTTGGAGTTTGCTTCTAGGAATTTGAGGAATTTCAGCACTACTGTTTTCAGAGACTATGCTTTGATTCTCTCTGGTATTTTGCACCAAGCATCAATTTGTGCCAATGAAATTGATATGCAG GAACTGTTCATGAGGATGACTTTAGATTCTATATGTAAAGTTGGATTTGGGGTGGAAATTGGAACACTGGCTCACGAATTACCCGATGATAATCGTTTCGCTAAAGCTTTTGAATGTGCAATTAGTAATGTTATGCTTAGATTTTTTAACCCTTTATGGAGAATAAAGAGATTTTTGAATGTTGGATCCGAAGCAGTACTTGCTCAAAGTATTCAAGTCATTAATGAATTTACATTCAATTTGATTGATAAAAGGAAAGCGGAGTTACATGAAGTAGCTAAATCAAATGATAGCAATGGTAGCAAGGTAAAGCATGATATTTTATCCAGATTTATTGAGTTGAGTGAGAACCCTGATAATCAATTAACTGACAAAAGCCTCAGAGATGTCATTATAAACTTTGTTATGGCGGGACGTGACACAACGACATCAACATTAACTTGGTGTATATACATGATCATGGTGAATCCTAATGTAGCAGAGAACATCTACAAAGAGCTTATAGCATTTGAAGAAAACCAGGCTAACGAAGTTATTGGTTACGAACCCGAGGACCTGAAATCTTTTACAGCGAAAGTAACACAATTTGCAAGTTTATTGACTTATGATTCACTTGCAAAGCTATCTTACCTGCATGCAACAATCACGGAGACACTTCGGTTGTTTTCTGCAGTGCCCCAG GACCCTAAAGGAGTATTAGAAGATGATGTTTTACCGGATGGAACAAAAGTTAGAGCAGGAGATGTGGTAGCTTATGTTCCATATGCCATGGGAAGAATGGTGTACAATTGGGGACCTGATGCAACTTCATTCAACCCTGACAGATGGTTCAATGAAGAAGGTTTATTTCAAAGTGAGTCTCCATTCAAATTCACTGCATTTCAG GCTGGACCAAGAACATGCTTAGGGAAGGACTCGGCATATCTACAAATGAAGATAACACTTGCTATCTTATATAGATTCTTCAACTTTCATTTGATTCCAAACCATCCAGTTAATTACAAAATCATGACAACTCTAAATATGGAGCATGGTTTGAAGCTTACTATAACTACAAGGCATTCTTGA
- the LOC113347696 gene encoding peroxidase 43-like — translation MSLVSVILITLVICTCCLVFSNGQLKVGFYSSTCPNAEDIVNSIVREAFLVDNNMAAILLRLHFHDCFVNGCDGSILIEGQTRERHAFGHQGVNGFDVIEKAKSQLERVCPGVVSCADIVAMAARDSISLSNGPSYQVPTGRRDGRVSNVSFASNMPEVNESIQSLKAKFLQKGLNEKDLVLLSAAHTIGTTACFFMTDRLYNFPTEGVGSDPSINPRFLPELKSKCPQNGDVNTRLPMDIGSPLRFDSQILRNIREGFAVLQSDAKLYDDEVTRRIIDSYFGFLSPIFGPSFETDFVNSVLKMGALGVNTGSRGEIRRICKAFN, via the exons ATGTCATTGGTTTCAGTTATTCTTATCACATTAGTCATATGTACTTGTTGCTTAGTGTTTTCAAATGGGCAACTCAAAGTTGGTTTCTATTCATCTACATGCCCAAATGCTGAAGATATTGTAAACTCTATTGTTCGTGAAGCTTTTCTAGTTGACAACAACATGGCTGCTATCTTACTTAGACTTCATTTCCATGACTGTTTCGTTAAT GGATGTGATGGGTCTATTTTGATCGAGGGCCAAACCAGAGAAAGACATGCATTTGGACATCAAGGTGTTAATGGTTTTGATGTTATAGAAAAAGCTAAATCACAGTTGGAAAGAGTATGTCCTGGTGTTGTTTCTTGTGCTGATATTGTAGCCATGGCAGCTCGAGATTCTATCTCATTG AGCAATGGACCATCTTATCAAGTTCCAACAGGTAGAAGAGACGGCCGAGTTTCGAATGTTTCGTTTGCTTCCAATATGCCGGAAGTGAATGaatcaattcaatcattaaaagCTAAGTTCTTGCAAAAGGGACTTAATGAAAAGGATCTTGTTCTTCTCAGTG CTGCACACACGATTGGAACTACAGCGTGTTTTTTCATGACAGATCGACTCTACAACTTTCCTACTGAAGGGGTAGGCTCTGATCCATCAATAAATCCACGCTTCCTCCCCGAACTAAAATCCAAGTGTCCACAGAATGGAGACGTAAATACTCGTTTGCCAATGGATATTGGAAGTCCATTGAGATTCGACTCACAAATCTTGCGCAACATACGCGAAGGGTTCGCTGTTTTACAGTCGGATGCCAAACTTTATGATGATGAAGTAACCAGAAGGATAATTGATTCCTATTTCGGCTTCTTAAGTCCCATTTTTGGACCGTCTTTCGAAACGGATTTTGTTAATTCAGTCCTAAAAATGGGTGCATTAGGCGTGAACACGGGTTCTCGAGGTGAAATTAGACGAATTTGTAAGGCTTTTAATTGa
- the LOC113351055 gene encoding S-norcoclaurine synthase 2-like: protein MRYEFINEMKVNASANDIWAVYSSPDLPKLIVRILPGVFERIDYVEGKGGVGTILHLVYPSGSVPLTYKEKFITINNRRRLKEVLQIEGGYLAMGVTFHMDSFKIIKTACNSCIIRSITQYEVPDKLAAKISPLVSIDNHVGMPTAISKYVLDGKKNGYIVLAN, encoded by the exons ATGAGGTATGAGTTTATAAATGAGATGAAGGTTAACGCATCAGCTAATGATATATGGGCGGTATACAGCTCTCCCGATCTCCCTAAGCTCATCGTTAGAATACTTCCTGGTGTTTTCGAAAGGATTGATTACGTCGAAGGAAAAGGTGGTGTGGGTACAATTCTTCATCTCGTATATCC TTCAGGGTCTGTGCCACTAACTTACAAGGAGAAATTTATTACTATCAACAACCGTAGGCGTTTGAAAGAGGTTCTGCAGATCGAAGGAGGATACCTAGCCATGGGTGTCACTTTTCACATGGACAGTTTTAAAATCATAAAGACAGCGTGTAATTCATGCATCATCAGATCCATAACACAATACGAAGTCCCGGATAAACTTGCTGCAAAGATTTCTCCACTCGTTAGTATTGACAACCATGTTGGCATGCCCACAGCCATTTCAAAGTATGTCCTTGACGGTAAGAAGAACGGATACATAGTTTTGgctaattaa